In one window of Erwinia tasmaniensis Et1/99 DNA:
- the rbsD gene encoding D-ribose pyranase: MKKGILLHSAISSVISRLGHTDSLVIGDAGLPTPLGPERIDLALTQGIPGFLEVAQVVTREMQVETAIMAQEIRQHNPQRHSELVALLDALQQQQGNTITLRYISHEQFKQQTRHSQAIIRSGECTPYANVILVAGVTF, translated from the coding sequence ATGAAAAAAGGCATCTTACTGCATTCCGCCATCTCGTCCGTGATATCACGCCTGGGTCATACCGACAGTCTTGTTATCGGTGATGCCGGTTTACCCACCCCTCTCGGGCCGGAGCGTATTGATTTGGCGCTCACTCAAGGTATTCCCGGTTTTCTGGAGGTTGCCCAAGTGGTTACCCGCGAAATGCAGGTCGAAACGGCCATTATGGCGCAGGAGATCCGCCAGCATAATCCGCAGCGACATAGCGAACTGGTCGCCTTGCTCGATGCGTTACAGCAGCAGCAGGGAAATACGATCACCCTCCGCTATATCAGCCATGAACAGTTCAAACAGCAAACCCGGCACAGTCAGGCGATTATTCGCAGCGGAGAGTGTACGCCGTATGCCAATGTCATCCTGGTCGCTGGCGTGACCTTCTGA
- a CDS encoding LysR family transcriptional regulator — protein MELRYLRYFVAVAETRHFTRAAEMLGISQPPLSQQIKKLEEEIGTPLLKRLTRGVELTDAGEAFYQDARQILELTGHALEKAKGIARGISGRLSIGFASSTAFHPQIFQLLHRFQERFPAITLLPREENMAALMHDLQEGLLDAAFVRLPCESSKAFNLKVIASEKMALVLPAKHRLADTDCLSLAQLKDEPLILFPREVAPSLYEVIISACLRAGFQPERLQQSPQISSAISMVAAGFGISIVPDSLRSIRLPGVSFHQIEDAALGSDIALAWRRWDRSPAVHHLVTTLADA, from the coding sequence ATGGAACTACGCTATCTCCGTTATTTTGTTGCGGTTGCCGAAACGCGTCACTTCACGCGGGCAGCGGAAATGCTCGGTATTTCCCAGCCGCCGCTCAGCCAGCAGATTAAAAAGCTGGAGGAAGAGATAGGGACTCCGCTGTTGAAAAGACTGACGCGCGGCGTTGAACTGACCGATGCGGGTGAAGCCTTTTATCAGGATGCGCGCCAGATCCTGGAACTGACCGGGCATGCGCTGGAGAAAGCAAAGGGGATTGCACGCGGTATCAGTGGGCGACTGTCGATTGGATTCGCCAGCTCGACCGCCTTCCACCCACAGATATTTCAGCTGTTACATCGCTTTCAGGAGCGTTTTCCGGCGATCACGCTGCTGCCGCGTGAGGAGAATATGGCGGCGCTGATGCATGATTTGCAGGAAGGATTACTGGATGCGGCCTTTGTGCGCCTGCCCTGTGAGAGCAGTAAAGCCTTTAATCTGAAGGTGATCGCCAGTGAGAAGATGGCGCTGGTATTACCCGCGAAGCATCGCTTAGCCGACACGGACTGCCTGTCGCTGGCACAGCTAAAAGACGAGCCGCTGATCCTGTTCCCCCGCGAGGTTGCACCCAGCCTGTACGAAGTGATTATCAGCGCCTGTCTGCGTGCGGGGTTCCAGCCAGAGCGCCTTCAGCAGTCTCCACAAATATCGTCTGCTATCAGCATGGTCGCCGCCGGATTTGGTATCAGTATCGTTCCGGACTCTCTGCGCAGCATCAGGCTGCCGGGCGTCAGCTTCCATCAGATCGAAGATGCCGCGCTGGGCAGTGATATCGCGCTCGCATGGCGGCGCTGGGATCGCTCACCCGCGGTTCATCATCTGGTCACGACCCTGGCGGATGCCTGA
- the budA gene encoding acetolactate decarboxylase, protein MTHSVTDCSCVEQLTTTVKEMQKERPESVIYQTSLMSALLSGVYDGTTTVADLLKKGDFGLGTFNQLDGELIAFNREVYQLRSDGSARAARPDQQTPFAVMTFFRPQYQHRFTGPVTRAEVHQTIDQQVSSDNQFCALRIDGLFSHAQTRTVPCQHRPYKSMPEVLGKQPTFEFAQRNGVLIGFRTPQYMQGINVAGYHEHFITDDRQGGGHLLDYQLDHGTLAFGEISKLVIDLPGDSDFLQANLSPENLDSAIRAVES, encoded by the coding sequence ATGACACATTCTGTAACCGACTGTTCCTGTGTGGAACAGCTGACAACCACCGTCAAAGAGATGCAGAAAGAAAGACCAGAAAGCGTAATCTATCAGACCTCCCTGATGAGTGCGTTACTCAGCGGCGTGTACGATGGGACTACCACCGTGGCAGATCTGCTGAAGAAGGGGGATTTCGGTCTTGGCACTTTCAACCAGCTGGATGGCGAACTGATCGCCTTCAACCGCGAAGTGTACCAGCTGCGCTCGGACGGCAGCGCGCGTGCCGCCCGGCCTGACCAGCAAACGCCGTTCGCGGTGATGACCTTTTTCCGCCCGCAGTATCAGCACCGTTTCACCGGCCCGGTGACCCGTGCCGAAGTTCACCAGACCATTGACCAACAGGTCAGTTCCGATAACCAGTTCTGCGCGTTACGCATTGACGGCCTGTTCAGCCATGCGCAAACCCGTACCGTGCCCTGCCAGCATCGTCCTTATAAATCGATGCCGGAAGTGCTCGGTAAGCAGCCTACCTTCGAATTCGCACAGCGCAACGGCGTATTGATCGGTTTTCGCACCCCGCAATATATGCAGGGGATCAACGTGGCGGGTTACCACGAACACTTTATCACCGACGATCGTCAGGGCGGTGGCCATTTACTTGATTATCAGCTTGATCACGGCACGCTCGCCTTTGGCGAAATCAGCAAACTGGTGATCGATTTGCCGGGCGACAGTGATTTCCTGCAGGCAAATCTGAGTCCTGAAAACCTGGACTCTGCCATCCGTGCCGTCGAAAGCTGA
- the alsS gene encoding acetolactate synthase AlsS: MKNATDVQQWAHGADLVAAQLEAQGVKHVFGIPGAKIDKVFDSLLDTSIQTIPVRHEANAAFMAAAVGRLTGKAGVALVTSGPGCSNLITGMATATTEGDPLVALGGAVKRADSAKQVHQSMDTVAMFRPVSKYAVEVGSSDAIGEVLSNAFRSAEQGRPGGAFVSLPQDIVNEPARGHLLNTHGHLLLGSAPDAAIAAVAQQIARAKDPVILLGLMASQPANSEALYHLLERSHIPVTSTYQAAGAVRQEHFSRFAGRVGLFNNQAGDRLLRGADLIITIGYSPVEYEPAMWNNGTATLVHIDVLPADSDNCYQPDAELVGDIAATLEKLTARIDHALTLSPEAASILQDRQQQRELLALRGHQLNQFALHPLRIVRAMQDIINSDVTLTVDMGSFHIWIARYLYSFRARQVMISNGQQTMGVALPWAIGAWLVDPSRKVVSVSGDGGFLQSSMELETAVRLGANVLHIIWVDEEYNMVAMQEEKKYQRVSGVKFGPIDFKAYAESFGAAGFAVESAEQLEPTLRRAMDVQGPAVVAVPVDYADNHMLMGQLHLSQIL; the protein is encoded by the coding sequence ATGAAAAACGCAACTGATGTTCAGCAGTGGGCACACGGTGCCGATCTGGTGGCGGCCCAGCTTGAGGCGCAGGGGGTTAAACACGTATTCGGTATCCCTGGCGCAAAAATCGATAAAGTGTTCGATTCGCTGCTGGATACGTCAATCCAGACCATTCCCGTGCGCCATGAAGCCAATGCCGCATTTATGGCGGCGGCAGTCGGCAGACTGACCGGCAAGGCCGGCGTGGCGCTGGTCACCTCCGGGCCGGGCTGTTCCAACCTGATCACCGGTATGGCAACGGCCACCACGGAAGGCGATCCGCTCGTGGCGCTGGGGGGCGCGGTAAAACGTGCCGACAGCGCCAAGCAGGTGCACCAGAGTATGGATACGGTGGCGATGTTCCGTCCGGTAAGTAAGTACGCGGTCGAAGTGGGTTCTTCAGACGCGATTGGCGAGGTGTTGTCGAACGCCTTTCGCAGCGCTGAGCAGGGGCGTCCCGGCGGTGCCTTCGTCAGTTTGCCGCAGGATATCGTTAATGAACCGGCGCGCGGCCATCTGCTGAATACTCACGGCCATCTGCTGCTGGGTTCTGCGCCGGATGCGGCGATTGCCGCCGTGGCCCAACAGATAGCGCGGGCGAAAGATCCGGTGATCCTGCTGGGGCTGATGGCCAGCCAGCCCGCCAACAGCGAAGCGCTGTATCACCTGCTGGAGCGCAGCCATATCCCGGTCACCAGCACCTATCAGGCTGCGGGCGCGGTGCGGCAGGAGCACTTCTCACGCTTTGCCGGGCGCGTCGGGCTGTTCAACAACCAGGCGGGCGATCGCCTGCTGCGCGGGGCCGATCTGATTATCACTATCGGCTACAGCCCGGTCGAGTATGAGCCGGCGATGTGGAATAACGGCACCGCCACGCTGGTGCATATTGACGTGCTGCCCGCCGACAGCGACAACTGTTATCAGCCGGATGCCGAGCTGGTGGGCGATATCGCCGCCACGCTGGAAAAACTGACGGCTCGCATCGATCATGCCTTAACGCTTAGCCCGGAGGCGGCCTCCATTCTTCAGGATCGCCAGCAGCAGCGTGAACTGTTGGCATTGCGCGGTCACCAGCTCAACCAGTTCGCCCTGCACCCGCTGCGCATCGTGCGCGCCATGCAGGACATTATTAACAGCGATGTGACGCTGACGGTCGATATGGGCAGCTTCCATATCTGGATAGCCCGTTATCTTTACAGCTTCCGCGCGCGCCAGGTGATGATCTCTAACGGTCAGCAAACGATGGGCGTTGCGCTACCCTGGGCGATCGGTGCCTGGCTGGTGGACCCGTCACGCAAAGTGGTGTCCGTTTCCGGGGATGGGGGCTTCCTGCAATCGAGCATGGAGCTGGAAACCGCAGTCCGCCTTGGTGCCAATGTGTTGCATATCATCTGGGTGGATGAGGAGTACAACATGGTGGCGATGCAGGAAGAGAAAAAATACCAGCGGGTGTCCGGCGTGAAGTTCGGCCCGATTGATTTCAAAGCCTACGCCGAATCCTTTGGGGCTGCCGGTTTTGCGGTGGAAAGCGCCGAACAGCTGGAGCCCACGCTGCGCAGAGCGATGGACGTGCAGGGGCCAGCGGTGGTGGCGGTGCCGGTAGACTATGCCGACAATCATATGCTGATGGGCCAACTGCATCTTAGCCAGATTTTGTAA